A region of the Streptomyces durocortorensis genome:
AGGGACTCCCCGCCGTGCGGGGCGCTGCGCGGGTCGGCGAGCCAGGCGTCGACGGCGGCCGGTTCGCGGGCGGTGACCTCGCCCAGGGTCAGCCCCCGCCAGCGCCCCATGTCGCAGTCGCGCAGGGCGGGCTGCGCCATCGGGGCGAAGCCGAGGGCGTCCCCGGTGGCGCGGCTGCGCGGCGTGGGCGAGCAGTAGCGCAGCTCGGCCGCGCCGAGCGGGATCAGCGTGTGGGCGACGAGCTGCACCTCGTGCCAGCCGGCCTGGTCGAGCGGCCGGTCGTCGTCGAAGCGTTCGGCCAGCCGGGAGGAGCTGCGCGCCGCTGCGACCAGGGAGACCCGAAGCGTCATGGCGGGATCGTGGGGCCGAACGCCTGTCCGGTCAAGGGGGCTCGCACCGGCACGGTCCCGGCCGTCCGCCGTCCCCCTTCGGGCCCACCCCCCATCAGCCGTACGGGCCAGGCGAGTTCGCCCTGCGGCGCGATGCCCCCGGGCTCCCCTGGCTGGCACCTTGGTCACCGGACAGGCCGGACGTCGGCCCGCCGGACCGTCGCCGCACCGGACCGGGCCGGCGCTGCACCGGGAACGAGGACGCTCATGAAGCTGTCACCCCCCGTCAAGGACTCCGCGGCCATCCGCCCCGGACGGTTCCGGGGTGCTTGGCGGGCGGCGCACGAGCCCGTGGCCGGAGTGTCCCGGCCGATGCGGTTCATCGCCTATGCCGTGCCCCTCACCGTTCTGCCCTCGGCCCTCTGGCGCCTGCCGATCCTGGTCGACGGCACGGTCCCGCTCGGCGAGCGGGCCTATGTGGCCCTGCTGTCGGTCGTGTCCGAGGCGCTCGCGTTCACCGCGGTGGGCCTGGTCGCCCGCTGGGGCGAGGTGGTACCCCGCTGGGTCCCGGGGCTGGGGGGCCGCCGCATCCCGCCGCTGGCCGCCGTCGTTCCGGCCGCCTCGGGGGCCGCGGCCCTCACTCTGCTGTGGACCGTGCTCACCCTCGTCACCGAGCTCATGGGCACCACCATCCGGGGCGACGAGCTGCCCAGCAACTTCCCGGGCCAGGCAGGTGGCTGGGAAGAGGCCTGGTTCCACATCTGCTACATACCGTTGACCCTGTGGGGGCCGTTGCTGGCCGTGCTCACGGTCGCGTACGCGGTGCGGCGTCGGCGGACGCGTACGTGACCGGCGCCTCGGGGCCCGCCAGCGACTCGTACGCGGTACGGAGCCGGCGGACGCCCTCCGCGATCTCGGCCGCCCCGGAGACCGCGGCGAAGCTCAGGCGAACGTGTCCGGCCGGGGGTTCGGCGCAGAAGTAGGGGCGGCCGGGGGCGATGGCGACCGAGGCGCGCAGGGCGGCGGAGACGACGGCGGGTTCGTCGGCCCCCGTGCCCGCGCCGCTGCCCGGCAGCCGGAGCCAGAGGCTGCCGCCGCCCGCCGGGAGGTGCGGCAACGTGAGGGCGGGCAGCTCTCTGCGGAGGGCGGCCGCCATGACCGTACGGCGCTGGCCCAGCTCCCTCGCGACGGCCGCCAGGTGGCGGCCCCAGGACGGGGAGCCGACCAGTTCCAGCGCGGCTTCCTGGAGCGGCCGGGGCACGAAGAAGCTGTCGACGACCTGGATGGCGCGGAGGCGCTCCAGCACCGGGCCTCTGGCGGCCAGCGCACCGACCCGGAGGCTGGGCGAGGTGACCTTGGTGAGCGAGCAGACGTGCACGACGACGCCGTCGGGGTCGTCGGCGGCCAGCGGCGCGGGCAGCGGCCCGGCGTCGTCGTGGACGAGCCGGCGGGCGAAGTCGTCCTCGATGACGAAGGCCCCGGCCGCACGGGCGATGGCCAGGACCTCCGCGCGGCGGGCGGGGGCGAGCGTGGCGCCGGTGGGGTTCTGGAAGAGCGGCTGGGTGACGAAGACCCGGGCTCCGGTGGCCCGGAACGCGTCGGCGAGCAACTCCGGGCGGACCCCGTCGGCATCCATCGGGACGGGTACGGGACGCAGTCCGGTGGCACGGGCGACGGCGAGCATCCCGGGGTAGGTGGGCGACTCCACGAGGACCGGGGCGCCGGGCGGGGCGAGCGCGCGCAACGCGGTGGCCAGCGCACTCTGGCCGCCCGCGGTGATCAGGACGTCGGTGCCGGAGATGGCGGGCCCGATCTCGCGGGCGAACCAGGACCTCAGTTCGGGCAGTCCGTCCGTCGGGGGGCGCCCCCAGGCTCCCGGTCTGCGGCCCGCACGGGCCAGGGCCGCGGAGAGGGCCCGCTCGGGCTGGAGCGAGGTGTGGAGGTAGCCGCCGTTGAACTCGATGACGCCCGGCGGCGGTTCGGCGAGGGTGACCAGCACTCCGGAGGCGTCCACGGTACGCGGCACCACCTCGGGACCGCCGTCGCCGCTCAGCGACACCTCCTGCCAGGACGTGTCGCCCGGCTCGGGCAGCTCGGTGCGGGGCTGCGCGCGGAAGGCGCCCGAGCCGGGGCGGGTGACGACGAGCCCTTCGGCGGCGAGCTGCGCGATGGCCCGGGAGACGGTGACGGGGCTGACCCTGAACCGTTCGACGAGTGCACGACTGGACGGCAGCTTTCCACCTGGAGAGTAGCGGTTGAGCTCCGCCCGCAGGGAAGCCGCCAGTTCCGCAACACTGCTACGCTCATGCATGAGAGTAGAGAATAGCGCTATCCCGTCCTCCGCGATAGCGGCCAGGGGCCCCGCAAGCGCCCTGGCGCCCACACTGTCCGCGCCGGACTCCGCGGCCGCGGCGGCCGCTCCGGCCTTCCCCGCGCCGACGACCGGCCGCGGCGGCACCGTCCTCGCCGGGCTCGGCGTCGTCGCGTTCTCGCTCACCTTCCCGGCGACCGCCTGGGGCCTGGAGAGCTTCGGCCCGTGGTCCCTGGTCGCCCTGCGCAGCGTCCTCGCCGCCGTGATCGCGGGCAGCTTCCTGCTGGCGGCGCGCGTCCCGTTGCCCGAGCGCCGCCACTGGGCCGGACTCGCGGTGGTGGCGGGCGGTGTGGTGGTGGGCTTCCCCCTGCTGACGACGCTGGCGCTCCAGACCTCCACCACCTCGCACGCGGCCGTCGTCGTGGGCCTGCTGCCGCTGACCACGGCGGTCCTGGGGTCCCTGCGTACCGGCGAACGCCCGTCCCGGGCGTTCTGGGTCGCGGCCCTCGCCGGGGCCGCGATAGTGATCGTCTTCACCGTGGGACAGAGCGGCGGGGCCCTGACCTCGGGTGATCTGTATCTGTTCGGCGCGCTGCTGGTGTGCGCCGCCGGGTACACCGAGGGCGGACGGCTGGCCCGGCTGATGCCGGGCTGGCAGGTGATCGGCTGGGCGCTGGTCCTGTGCCTGCCGCTCGCGGTGGCGGGCAGCGCGGTGGCCCTGCCGCTCGAACCGGTGCACCTCAACGCCCACGGCGTCCTCGGCCTGGTCTGGGTGGCCGCGGGCTCCGCCTTCTTCGGGCTGTACGTCTGGTACCGGGGCATGGCCGCGATCGGCGTCGCCCGCGCCAGCCAGCTCCAGCTCGCCCAGCCGCTGCTGACGCTGGTGTGGTCCTTCTTCCTGCTCGGCGAGGAGGTGTCGGCGAGCGCGCCCGTCGCGGCGGTGGCGGTCCTCGTCTGCATCGCCGCCACCCAGCGGGCGGGCCGCCGCCGCACAGGACGGGAATCCCGGTCCGTACGGCCCTAGACTGGTCGATACGGATCGATACGGATCACCCTCGCCCACTCGTGAGGAGGTCACTCCCGATGGAGGCACACGCGGGCGACCGGCTGCTGATGCACGGCAGGACCGTGGGACAGCACGACCGGGTCGCAGAGATCATCGAAGTGCTCGGGGACGGGGGCGCTCCGCCCTACCGGCTCCGTTTCCCGGACGGCCATGAGCATCTGATGTCCCCTGGTCCCGACAGCGTCGTCCAGCACATCGAGGCGCCGAAGGACCGGCAGCCGCAGTAGACACACGGCCGCTGCGGACGGACCGTGCCCCGGGGGCAGGGCACCGGGCCCTGCCCCCGGGCCGCTCCCGTCCCGGGTTTCCTGCCCCGGGCCCGAGTCGCTTCTGCCCGGGCCGCTCCGGGCCCCGGCTCACCTCGACCGGCCGTGCTCCGGATACAGCCGCACCCGGTCCGTGTAGTGGTCGGCCACCACGCGCCGCATCGCGCCGATGCGGTCGGCCACCACGCTCCTGCCGGAGAAGAAGACATGGCCACGCACCTCCTCGCGGTCCCGGGCTAGGGTGAGGTGGCGGGAGAGTTCCGCGGGGTCCTGCCAGGCCGCGGGCTGGGCCGGGTCGCCCGCCTTGTACAGCGCCTCGCCGACGTACAGGTCGACGCCCGTACCCCGGACGGTCTCACTCCACCAGGCGAGGAGCTTGGCGTAGTCAGCGGCCTCGAATCCGATGTTCCAGTAGATCTGCGGGCAGATGTAGTCGACCCAGCCCCGCTTGATCCACTTACGGGTGTCGGCGTGCAGGTCGTCGTAGGTCTGGACACCCGCCCGGGTGTCCGAACCCAACGGGTCCGTCGCGGCGTTGCGCCAGACGCCGAAGGGGCTGATGCCGAAGCGGACGTGCGGCTTGATCCACCGGATTCGCTGGGCGGTCTCACGCACCAGGCGGTCCGTGTTGTCACGCCGCCAGGCCGCCCGGTCCGCGAAGCCCCCGCCGTACCGTTCAAAGGCCGCGTCGTCGTCGAAGCTCTGACCTGCCACCGGATACGGGTAGAAGTAGTCGTCCCAGTGCACCGCGTCGATGTCGTAGCGGCGCACCGCGTCCAGCATCGCGTCCTGCACGAAGCGGCGGACCTGCGGCAGCCCCGGGTTGTAGTAGAGCTTCCCGCCGTACGGCACGACCCACCCCGGGTTCAGCCGGGCCGGGTGGGAGGCGACGAGGCGGCAGGGGTCCGTGTGGTTCGCCACCCGGTAGGGGTTGAACCAGGCGTGCAGCTCCAGGCTGCGGTCGTGTGCCGCGCGCACCGCCGTGCCGAGCGGGTCCCAGCCCGGGTCCCGCCCCTGCACCCCGGTGAGGCATTCGGCCCACGGCTCGTACGGCGAGGGCCACAGCGCGTCGGCGGTCGGCCGGACCTGGAGCACCACCGCGTTGAGCCGCAGCTCGACCGCCCGGTCCAGATACGCGAACAGCTCGGCCTCCTGCCGCGCCGCGCTCAGGCCCGGCTTCGAGGGCCAGTCCACGTTGGCGACCGTCGCGACCCACATGCCCCGCAACCGCCCGGGCTCCTCCCCGGGCCGACCGCCGCCACCCTTCGCCGCCGCCGGGGAGGCGGCCGCGCCACCGGCCGGGGTCATCGCCGCCAGCAGTCCGGCAGCGCTCAGCACGAAGGCCCTTCTGGCCACTCCCGTGCGCCCCATCCTGGTCCACCCCTCTCCGCTCTCCCGCACTAAGCTCCGATGGCTGTGCGTAACCGCATCATGCCCACCCGTAGCCGCGATGACCCGCAGGTCGTCCGTGTCGGCGCGCGGAGTAACGTCGTGGGGTCGAGGCGGGCACCGGAATCACACGGGACCCTGCGATACGGAGATCAGCGAAAGGCACGAGGTGACGGACTCTATGGCCGACATTGCACGCGTCGGAGTGGTGGGCTGTGGCCAGATGGGCGCAGGTATCGCGGAGGTGTGCGCGCGCAGCGGCCTCGAAGTGATGGTCGCCGAGACCACCGGCGAGGCCCTGGAGATCGGCCGCACCCGTCTGCACAACTCGCTCTCGAAGGCCGCCGAGCGCGGCAAGATCAGCGTGGAGGAGCGGGACGAGACCCTGGCCCGGCTGAGCTTCACCACCGACCTCGGGGAGTTCGCCGACCGCGATCTCGTCATCGAGGCCGTCGTGGAGAACGAGCAGGTCAAGACCGAGATCTTCCAGGTGCTCGACCAGGTGGTGACCCGGCAGGACGCGATCCTGGCCTCCAACACCTCCTCGATCCCGCTGGTCAAGCTGGCCGTCGCCACCTCGCGCCCGGACCGGGTCATCGGCATCCACTTCTTCAACCCGGCCCCGGTGCAGAAGCTCGTCGAGCTGATCCCGGCGCTGACCACGTCGGACGAGACCATCAAGCGCGCCGAGGCAGTGGTCCACGATGTGCTGGGCAAGCACGCGATCCGGGCCCAGGACCGGTCCGGGTTCGTCGTGAACGCGCTGCTGATCCCGTACCTCCTCTCCGCGATCCGGATGTTCGAGTCCGGCATCGCCAGCCGCGAGGACATCGACAACGGCATGGAGATGGGCTGCGCCCACCCGATGGGCCCGCTCAAACTCGCCGACCTGATCGGCCTGGACACCGTGGCCTCCGTGGCGGACTCCATGTACGCCGAGTACAAGGAGCCGCTGTACGCCGCTCCCCCGCTGCTCCAGCGGATGGTCGACGCGGGGCGCCTCGGCCGCAAGACGGGCTCGGGCTTCTACCCGTACTGACCGTCCTACCGGCGGGCCCGGCGCTCACGCAGCCGCGCCCGCCGGGGCACGTTCCCCGAGGTCAGGACCAGGCGGTGCAGCAGACGCACCCAGCATGAGCGGCTCGCGGGCCAGGCCACCCGGTCTCCCGAGCTGCGATGGAGGTTGTCCAGGGCTTCCTCGACGACCGTGTCGTGCAAGTGGCCCACCACGAGCGGCCAGCGCAGCAGATCTGCGCCGGGGGTGCCGATGAGCATGTCGTGGCGGGCCAGGCAGCGGCCGTCGTCCAGAGGGTGGATCGAGAACTCGTGGTAGCCCGCGCGGGGCGGGCCGAACCGGAGGCGGGCCCGGGCCCGGGCCAGATCAGACGAACTGGCTCAGATCCAGTGGATTGCCGACTTCCGGAACGAGAACGCCGACGACGGTCTGCGTTCGGTCGCTCGATCGCTGTGGCAGTGGCTGTCCGAAGACTCCCGCCGCGGCCTGCTTACGCTCTGGGTCGAGAGCTACGCCCACTCCCACTCCTTCGTCCACCCGGACGGGCCATGGGCACGCTTCGCCCCGCGACACGGTCGACGACTGGCTGAACCTGCTCGCCGCCTGACAGCCCGCCACGCCGCGCGACACCGCGGCCGGGGCCACACAGCGCACTCTCGTCCTCGCTGTCCCGCGTGGAGCTCTGCTCGACCTGCTGGCCACCGGCGACGTCATGCGCGCCACCGCAGCGGTACGCCTCCAGCTGGCGCGGCCGGAAATTGGACGAGCGCCTCCGGCCCCTGGCTGCCGCCGCGGCAGGCCGCTGACCGGCAGCGGATCCGGCGGCCGAAGGAGAGACGAGGTGAAAGGGTGATCCGTCGCCGGCGAGTGCCGGGAGCCGGCCCTTGCCTTTTCCCGTCAGGTGTTCACGGCCCCGGAGAGGAAGGTCCGGGCACTTTGGCCGCTTCGGGCCCCGGTGCGACTGCGAGCCGCGCGACCTCGGCCCGCAGTGCGGTGACTTCCGCGGTCAGGGCCTCCAGGAGGGCTGTCTGCCTGCGTTCCTCGGCGTTGTCCCGTTCGAAGCGGGAGATGAACCAGGCCGCGATGTTCGCCGTCACGACACCGAGCAGTGCGATGCCGGAGAGCATCAGCCCCACGGCGAGCAGCCGGCCGAGCCCGGTGGTGGGCGCCAGGTCCCCGTACCCGACCGTCGTCATGGTGGTGAATGACCACCACACCGCGTCGCCCAGCGTGCGAATGTTGCCATCGGGTGCGTCCCGCTCCACCT
Encoded here:
- a CDS encoding histidine phosphatase family protein gives rise to the protein MTLRVSLVAAARSSSRLAERFDDDRPLDQAGWHEVQLVAHTLIPLGAAELRYCSPTPRSRATGDALGFAPMAQPALRDCDMGRWRGLTLGEVTAREPAAVDAWLADPRSAPHGGESLLGFIGRVGGWLDTRPASDGLIVAVAEPAVIRAALVYALNAPPAAYWNVDVRPLSNVTLTGLPGRWSLSLQAGIR
- a CDS encoding aminotransferase-like domain-containing protein, with translation MHERSSVAELAASLRAELNRYSPGGKLPSSRALVERFRVSPVTVSRAIAQLAAEGLVVTRPGSGAFRAQPRTELPEPGDTSWQEVSLSGDGGPEVVPRTVDASGVLVTLAEPPPGVIEFNGGYLHTSLQPERALSAALARAGRRPGAWGRPPTDGLPELRSWFAREIGPAISGTDVLITAGGQSALATALRALAPPGAPVLVESPTYPGMLAVARATGLRPVPVPMDADGVRPELLADAFRATGARVFVTQPLFQNPTGATLAPARRAEVLAIARAAGAFVIEDDFARRLVHDDAGPLPAPLAADDPDGVVVHVCSLTKVTSPSLRVGALAARGPVLERLRAIQVVDSFFVPRPLQEAALELVGSPSWGRHLAAVARELGQRRTVMAAALRRELPALTLPHLPAGGGSLWLRLPGSGAGTGADEPAVVSAALRASVAIAPGRPYFCAEPPAGHVRLSFAAVSGAAEIAEGVRRLRTAYESLAGPEAPVTYASADAAPRTRP
- a CDS encoding DMT family transporter, which translates into the protein MRVENSAIPSSAIAARGPASALAPTLSAPDSAAAAAAPAFPAPTTGRGGTVLAGLGVVAFSLTFPATAWGLESFGPWSLVALRSVLAAVIAGSFLLAARVPLPERRHWAGLAVVAGGVVVGFPLLTTLALQTSTTSHAAVVVGLLPLTTAVLGSLRTGERPSRAFWVAALAGAAIVIVFTVGQSGGALTSGDLYLFGALLVCAAGYTEGGRLARLMPGWQVIGWALVLCLPLAVAGSAVALPLEPVHLNAHGVLGLVWVAAGSAFFGLYVWYRGMAAIGVARASQLQLAQPLLTLVWSFFLLGEEVSASAPVAAVAVLVCIAATQRAGRRRTGRESRSVRP
- a CDS encoding DUF1918 domain-containing protein, whose amino-acid sequence is MEAHAGDRLLMHGRTVGQHDRVAEIIEVLGDGGAPPYRLRFPDGHEHLMSPGPDSVVQHIEAPKDRQPQ
- a CDS encoding glycoside hydrolase family 10 protein, whose amino-acid sequence is MGRTGVARRAFVLSAAGLLAAMTPAGGAAASPAAAKGGGGRPGEEPGRLRGMWVATVANVDWPSKPGLSAARQEAELFAYLDRAVELRLNAVVLQVRPTADALWPSPYEPWAECLTGVQGRDPGWDPLGTAVRAAHDRSLELHAWFNPYRVANHTDPCRLVASHPARLNPGWVVPYGGKLYYNPGLPQVRRFVQDAMLDAVRRYDIDAVHWDDYFYPYPVAGQSFDDDAAFERYGGGFADRAAWRRDNTDRLVRETAQRIRWIKPHVRFGISPFGVWRNAATDPLGSDTRAGVQTYDDLHADTRKWIKRGWVDYICPQIYWNIGFEAADYAKLLAWWSETVRGTGVDLYVGEALYKAGDPAQPAAWQDPAELSRHLTLARDREEVRGHVFFSGRSVVADRIGAMRRVVADHYTDRVRLYPEHGRSR
- a CDS encoding 3-hydroxybutyryl-CoA dehydrogenase codes for the protein MADIARVGVVGCGQMGAGIAEVCARSGLEVMVAETTGEALEIGRTRLHNSLSKAAERGKISVEERDETLARLSFTTDLGEFADRDLVIEAVVENEQVKTEIFQVLDQVVTRQDAILASNTSSIPLVKLAVATSRPDRVIGIHFFNPAPVQKLVELIPALTTSDETIKRAEAVVHDVLGKHAIRAQDRSGFVVNALLIPYLLSAIRMFESGIASREDIDNGMEMGCAHPMGPLKLADLIGLDTVASVADSMYAEYKEPLYAAPPLLQRMVDAGRLGRKTGSGFYPY